The region AAAACGCCCGGCCCGCTGCTTCCTTATAACGTGAGAAGCAGCGGGCCGGACAAAAAACAATGCAAAATTTTACTTCAACTTAGCAATTAGCTCTGTCATACAGCTTAGCCGCTGTACATTCTCCGGGAAAGACAGGGCCTCGTGCTGCACCTGGTAACCGTATACGTAGATGGTGCTGTCGGGGAATCGCTCCGAGAGTTTGTTGAGATACCCCTGCACCTGCTCCCGCTCCGGGGTGGTGGTGAGTACTGTGCAAAGATACTCGGCCCGGAACTGCTCATAGGTAAGTTCCAGGTCTTTAAAGGGAAGGTGCTGGCCCATGTACACCACCCGCTGGTGGTGCGCCCGAAGGATGTAGTGCATGTACAGCAGCGCCAGCTCGTGCAGCTCGCCCTCAGGCAAGTATAGAATATAAACAGGATCACCCTCTTTCCAACGCGCCGTCTGGCCGTCTATAGCCACCAGCAGCTTCTGCCGGATCAGGTTGCTGACAAAATGCTCGTGCGCCGGCGTAATATTACCGGTCTGCCACAGGATGCCGATCTTATTGAGGAACGGATAAACCACCTCCTGCATTGTTTCCTGGAACCCCATCTGCACGGCGGATTTGGAAAGCACCCGGTCGAATTTATACTCGTCCATGTCCACCATAGCCGCCACCAGCTCGCTGACGTGGTGCGCGCACTCGCAGGGCTGGTCGCACAACTGCCGCACCGTCTCCAGAATCTCCCCCTTTTCCATCTGCGCGATCTTGGATATCTTGTACCCGCGCTCGTTAAGGAGCGAGATGTTCAGCAATGACTTCAGGTCTGCATCGTCATAATAGCGAATATTGGTTTCGGTGCGCCTGGGGTTCAGGATACCATAGCGCTGCTCCCATATCCGGATAGTATGCGCCTTGATGCCTGAAAGATGTTCGAGTTCTTTAATAGTGTACTGAGCCACGTTTCTCCTGTTCCTGTTTCTTCACAATGTCGTAAGCCTGCCTGAAATACCGCGGCGCTACCCACAGCATCCCAAACGACTCTGAACCATGCTTGCCTTGCTCTTTATGGTGTACCTTGTGCGCCATGTTCAAGGCTTTCAGGTAAACACTAGACGTTCTTCCGAATACCTTTATCCGCCTATGAATGAACACATCGTGGATCAGGAAGTAGGCTGCCCCATACAGGGTGATGCCTGCGCCAATCCAGAACCTGTAGTCGATCGGGTCGCTGCCGAAGATGAAAAAGAGCATCGCCAGCAGACCATAATAGGCAAAAAACAGGTCGTTTAGTTCAAAGGCGTGTTGATGGTGCGTGTGGTGCGACTTGTGCAGGCCCCAAAGGAACCCGTGCAAGACGTACTTGTGCATGAGCCACGCCACGCCTTCCATCGCCACAAAAGTCAGAAGCATGATTCCGATGCCTGTTAGCATACACACAAAACAGCAAGTTTAAGGAATAGTTTAATGTATTAAACAAAAGCTCACCACTTTATTTGTTCTTTGTTCAGAAAAGCAGCGATACCGCGCTGGCAATCCTCGCTTCCGCGGGCCACTGCGTTCATTTCGGAGGCGTACTGCAGGCCCTCCTCCAGGCTCATCCCCTGCACACGCGCGATCATCTCTTTCGTCACCTCCATGCTTTGCTTGGAGTTCTCGGCGCAAAGCTTTTGAGCAAAGGCAAACACCCGCTCCTCCAACTCCTGAGCAGGCACCACGTAATTCACCAGGCCATACCTCTCCGCTTCCTCCGCCGAGATCAGGTCGCCGGTGAGCAGCAGCTGCTTGGCACGGGCCTCCCCTATCTTGCGCAGCAGGAACACCTTCACAATGGCAGGTATAAAGCCGATCTTCACCTCGGTGTAGCCGAACTTTGCCTCCGGCACGGTGAAGCCGAAGTCGCAGATGGCAGCTAGTCCGCAGCCGCCCGCGATGGCGTGGCCGTGGATCTGAGCGATCACCACCTTCTTCAAGGTATAAATCATCCGGAAAAGCTCCATCAGGTGCGTGGAGTCGAGCAGGTTCTCGTGGTAATCGTTCTCCTGCAGGCGCTGGATATACTCCAAGTCGGCACCGGCGCAGAACACCTTGCCCTCGGCGCGCAGCACAATTACCTTGCAGGCCTCGTCATCCTCGGCCAGGCCGAAGACGCGCTTCAGCTCAGACACTACCTCGTAGTTCAGGGCGTTCCTTTTCTCGGGTCGGGCCAGCGTGATGTAGCCCACCCGATCCTTCACCTCATAGTTGATAAATTCCATCGTCAGCCTTTCGGCCGTATTTGTTAGTTCTGTCATGATATATCGTCTTATGTACAAGAAACTAGAAGCCTTGTGTTCAAATATACGCAAGTGTGGAGCCGACGCTGCATTTAATCAGGCATAGACCACACGATAACCGGCACAAGTATAAAATTAATCTTGCTTCCTCCCAACTACTCTCCCTGCAACTCTCCTGCCAACCTTCTAAAAGTATAATCGTTTATAAAATAAATTTGCTAACGAACGTTAGGTTGCTTATGTTTGTTAAATAACTATGGAAGCAGTATTGAGCAGAAAAGAGCAAATCGAGCGAACGGCCACTGTCCTGTTTAAGTCAAAGGGATACTCGGCCACATCGATGCGCGATCTGGCCAATGCGCTGGGTATAGAGGCCGCCAGTATTTACTCGCACATCAAGTCCAAGGAGGAGATACTGCAGCGGGTGTGTTTCCGGATGGCCAGGGAGTTTTTTGAGGCCTTAGATGCGGCAGAGGCCAGCGGCGGCTCCGCCACTGAGAGGCTGAAACGCGCCATCTCCGCCCACGTGCAGGTGCTGACAAAGAACACAGAGGCCTCGGCGGTTTTTCTGCACGAGTGGCGCCACCTGAGTGAACCCATGCACGGCACGTACCTCTCGCTTCGCGACAAGTATGAGGCCCGCTTTCGCGACATCATCCGGGCCGGCACCGGGAACGGCGAGTTCATGGTGCCCGATGAGAAATTTGCTGTATTAACCATCCTTTCCGGCCTCAACTGGATACACACCTGGTACAAACCGGAAGGGAAGATGACACCGGCAGAGATTGCCGGGAATCTTTCGGAGATGCTACTAAACGGCCTGAGCACCCAACGGCAGGCTTTACAAGATACTTACTCTCACCTTAATACAATCTAAACTACCTAACCTGCCGGACTGCTCACCCAGTCCGGCACCTTTTGCTGAACCTTAAAACTATAAATATTATGTACGGAGGAGGAAACGTTTTTGAGGCTACTAAATTCGACGACCTGCAGACAGAAGATCCTGCAAAATTAGAAGAATTTGAGGCGCGCATCGCCCGTGGCGAGAAGATTGAGCCAACCGACTGGATGCCGCAACTCTACCGCAAGCAGCTGATCCGCATGATCGAGCAGCACGCACACTCTGAGATCATCGGTGCCCTGCCGGAGGGTACCTGGATCACCCGCGCTCCGGGTTTCCGCCGTAAGATGGCGCAAATGGCCAAGGTGCAGGACGAGGTAGGCCACGCGCAATTGCTCTACTCCGCTGCTGAAACCCTGGGCAAGTCGCGCGAGCAAATGCTGACAGACCTGATCAACGGCAAATCAAAATACTCCAACGTATTCAACTACCCTGCCTTTACCTGGGCTGACTCCAACATTATTTCCTGGCTCATTGATGCCGGCGCGATCGTAAACCAGCTGGCAAACGCCAAAGGCAGTTACGGTCCATACTCCAGAGCGCTGGAGCGGATCTGCGCCGAGGAAGCGTTCCACCTGAAGTATGGCCACGATGCCGTGGTGCACATGGCAACCGGTTCCCCAACGCAACGCGAAATGATTCAGGCTGCACTTAACCGCTGGTGGCCACCGATCATGACCTTCTTCGGGCCATCTGATAAAATGAGCACGCATACGGAGACGCTGATGCGCTGGAAAGTGAAGATGGCATCGAATGACGAGTGCCGTCAGCAGTTCCTGGACATGTATGTGCCCAAGATTTGGGAGCTTGGCCTGACCGTGCCGGATCCGAACCTGAAGAAGAACATGGAAACGGGCCAATGGGAATACACGGAACCGGATTGGGACGAGTTTAAGCGCGTTATCAACGGCGACGGCCCTTGCAACGCAGAGCGCCTCGCCGTACGCCGTACTGCCGAAGAGCGCGGCGCCTGGGTGCGCAGAGCCTTGCTCAACCCCAAAGCAAAGTATGTGAAGCCGCTGGCCTAACGGCAATTAAGAATTATGAATTAAAGACAAAGCTCTAAGCCGAGGCACCAAATTCATAATCAATAATTCATCATTCATAATTAGCGAAGAATGAGCTTAAAGTCCCTTGACCCGAGAGTAACCCGACTGAACCTGCCAGAAGGCAAAGTTCCTGCCATGGAGCCGAAGCCGGAGCTGGATCAGTTTGAAACATACGAAGTCTTCCATCAGAAAAAAGAAGGCGCTGCCTATACGTATGTAGGTCCTGTTCACGCACCCAACGAGGACGTGGCGTTCCTGTTTGCCAAAGAGCAGTACAGCCGCCGTTTCCCGTGTGTCGGCCTTTGGATTGTGCGCACCGAAAACATACAGGTGACACCTTATGTGGGTGATCAGGAGAATGTATATGACATGATTCGCGTGCAAGAACCTGCCGAGCAAAGTGCTCAGCCTGAGCCTTACGAGATCTTCCACCTGAAAAAGCGCGGTAAAGCGCATACACATGCCGGCCGTGTGATGGCAACTTCTTACCAGGAAGCCTTGCAGGAAGCAAAAACAGCTTTCGGAGAGAAAGCCCCGGTAGTGAATGTGTGGGTAGTAAAGTCGAAGGATGTGCTCCAATCTGCGGAGGAAGACAAAGATATGTGGGCCACTATTCCGGAGAAGAAGTACCGCGAAGCCATTGCTTACAAGGTAATGGACAAGATCACCAAGTATAAAGAAGAAAATAAAACCACTGCCCCCTAATGAACGAGCAAGCGATAAAAGACCTGTTATACAAGCTGGCAGACGACCAGTTGATACTTGGCCACCGCAACTCCGAGTGGACCGGGTTCGGCCCGATACTGGAAGAAGATATTGCTTTCTCGTCGATGGCGCAGGATAAGATCGGCCATAGTTTAGCATTTTATACTTTGCTGCAGGAACTTGGGGAGTCCGACCCGGATACGGTTGCTTTTACCCGCAACGCGAACCAATTCCATAACAGCCAGCTGGTAGAGCAGCCAAACGGCGAGTACGATTTCAGCCTGATCCGCCACTTTTTGTACGATAACGCTGAGATTATTCGTTTCGAAATGCTTTCACAATCAAGCTACGAGCCGATTGCCAAAGTGGCGACCAAGCTTAAAGGCGAAGTAAAATACCACGTGCTGCACGCCAACACCTGGATCAAGAACCTGGGCACCTCTACCGAAGAAGCTATACTTCGCTTGCAATCGTCCCTGAATGAGGCGCTGCCTTATGCCTTGGGTATGTTTGAAACATCAAAGTATGAGCAGGAACTGATCGAAGCCGGCATTTATGCGGGCGAAGAAGCTGTGAAAACAGAATGGCTGAAGCGCATACAGGCCGTTATCGAGAAAACTGACCTGAAGCTGCCGGACCTGGAAAGTATAAAACCCAAGTATGGCGGACGCTACGGCGAGCATACCGAGCATCTGCAACCGCTGCTAGATGAAATGGCAGAAGTATTTAAGATCGACCCGACGGCTGAGTGGTAGTTTTTACGTAGCACGACATACGTAGCACGATTCTCGTGTACCTTAACCCACATATGAGACGTTCCAGCGAAAACAGGAAGTCGTGCTACTTGATACGTGCTACGAGATACCAAAAAAGATGCTGACCAAAGAACACATACTAACCCTGCTGGAGGAAGTAAAAGACCCCGAGATTCCGGTGCTGTCGCTGGTGGACCTGGGGGTGATCACGGGCGTGGAGATTTCTGAAGAAGGCCACGTGACGGTGAACATGACACCTACATTTGCCGGCTGCCCTGCTATGGATTACATGAAGAAAGATGTAGAACGGACGCTGGTGAAGCATGGCATCCCCAACTATACGGTTAACATGACTTTCGACAACCCCTGGGATAGCAACAAACTCAGCGAAAAGGGCCGCCAGCACCTGAAGGAATTTGGCTTGGCCCCGCCACCAAAGTATGATCTTATACTTGATCTGGACATTCTGGAACATGTGGCCTGCCCCTACTGCGATAGCGAAGACACCACCCTCAGGACACCCTTTGGACCGACGCTCTGCCGTTCCATGCACTACTGCAACACCTGTAAGCAGATGTTTGAGCAGTTTAAGCCCCTGTAAAGTATAAAAAAGTATAAATTAGAAGCGCCAGCTATACTTTAGCTGGCGCTTCTAATTTAATGCTAAAACATGCCTTACCCCCCGGCCTGCAGCACCATTACCTCTTCCCCGTCCTGCAGCAGCCGTAGCCGGCCATCTT is a window of Pontibacter kalidii DNA encoding:
- a CDS encoding MerR family transcriptional regulator, translated to MAQYTIKELEHLSGIKAHTIRIWEQRYGILNPRRTETNIRYYDDADLKSLLNISLLNERGYKISKIAQMEKGEILETVRQLCDQPCECAHHVSELVAAMVDMDEYKFDRVLSKSAVQMGFQETMQEVVYPFLNKIGILWQTGNITPAHEHFVSNLIRQKLLVAIDGQTARWKEGDPVYILYLPEGELHELALLYMHYILRAHHQRVVYMGQHLPFKDLELTYEQFRAEYLCTVLTTTPEREQVQGYLNKLSERFPDSTIYVYGYQVQHEALSFPENVQRLSCMTELIAKLK
- a CDS encoding sterol desaturase family protein encodes the protein MLLTFVAMEGVAWLMHKYVLHGFLWGLHKSHHTHHQHAFELNDLFFAYYGLLAMLFFIFGSDPIDYRFWIGAGITLYGAAYFLIHDVFIHRRIKVFGRTSSVYLKALNMAHKVHHKEQGKHGSESFGMLWVAPRYFRQAYDIVKKQEQEKRGSVHY
- a CDS encoding enoyl-CoA hydratase/isomerase family protein → MEFINYEVKDRVGYITLARPEKRNALNYEVVSELKRVFGLAEDDEACKVIVLRAEGKVFCAGADLEYIQRLQENDYHENLLDSTHLMELFRMIYTLKKVVIAQIHGHAIAGGCGLAAICDFGFTVPEAKFGYTEVKIGFIPAIVKVFLLRKIGEARAKQLLLTGDLISAEEAERYGLVNYVVPAQELEERVFAFAQKLCAENSKQSMEVTKEMIARVQGMSLEEGLQYASEMNAVARGSEDCQRGIAAFLNKEQIKW
- a CDS encoding TetR/AcrR family transcriptional regulator, translated to MEAVLSRKEQIERTATVLFKSKGYSATSMRDLANALGIEAASIYSHIKSKEEILQRVCFRMAREFFEALDAAEASGGSATERLKRAISAHVQVLTKNTEASAVFLHEWRHLSEPMHGTYLSLRDKYEARFRDIIRAGTGNGEFMVPDEKFAVLTILSGLNWIHTWYKPEGKMTPAEIAGNLSEMLLNGLSTQRQALQDTYSHLNTI
- the paaA gene encoding 1,2-phenylacetyl-CoA epoxidase subunit PaaA, translating into MYGGGNVFEATKFDDLQTEDPAKLEEFEARIARGEKIEPTDWMPQLYRKQLIRMIEQHAHSEIIGALPEGTWITRAPGFRRKMAQMAKVQDEVGHAQLLYSAAETLGKSREQMLTDLINGKSKYSNVFNYPAFTWADSNIISWLIDAGAIVNQLANAKGSYGPYSRALERICAEEAFHLKYGHDAVVHMATGSPTQREMIQAALNRWWPPIMTFFGPSDKMSTHTETLMRWKVKMASNDECRQQFLDMYVPKIWELGLTVPDPNLKKNMETGQWEYTEPDWDEFKRVINGDGPCNAERLAVRRTAEERGAWVRRALLNPKAKYVKPLA
- a CDS encoding phenylacetic acid degradation b is translated as MSLKSLDPRVTRLNLPEGKVPAMEPKPELDQFETYEVFHQKKEGAAYTYVGPVHAPNEDVAFLFAKEQYSRRFPCVGLWIVRTENIQVTPYVGDQENVYDMIRVQEPAEQSAQPEPYEIFHLKKRGKAHTHAGRVMATSYQEALQEAKTAFGEKAPVVNVWVVKSKDVLQSAEEDKDMWATIPEKKYREAIAYKVMDKITKYKEENKTTAP
- the paaC gene encoding 1,2-phenylacetyl-CoA epoxidase subunit PaaC, translating into MNEQAIKDLLYKLADDQLILGHRNSEWTGFGPILEEDIAFSSMAQDKIGHSLAFYTLLQELGESDPDTVAFTRNANQFHNSQLVEQPNGEYDFSLIRHFLYDNAEIIRFEMLSQSSYEPIAKVATKLKGEVKYHVLHANTWIKNLGTSTEEAILRLQSSLNEALPYALGMFETSKYEQELIEAGIYAGEEAVKTEWLKRIQAVIEKTDLKLPDLESIKPKYGGRYGEHTEHLQPLLDEMAEVFKIDPTAEW
- the paaD gene encoding 1,2-phenylacetyl-CoA epoxidase subunit PaaD — protein: MLTKEHILTLLEEVKDPEIPVLSLVDLGVITGVEISEEGHVTVNMTPTFAGCPAMDYMKKDVERTLVKHGIPNYTVNMTFDNPWDSNKLSEKGRQHLKEFGLAPPPKYDLILDLDILEHVACPYCDSEDTTLRTPFGPTLCRSMHYCNTCKQMFEQFKPL